From the genome of Deltaproteobacteria bacterium, one region includes:
- a CDS encoding enoyl-CoA hydratase/isomerase family protein produces MSGEVRASVERHGHVAVASFRQPRVFNAFDEATITEMMKIVRALGREPAVRAVVLTGEGKAFCAGGNLRAVVEMNPDRPGEGFYQVAAIFHQCVQEIRTMNKAVVAAINGPAAGGGFSLALACDLRVMAESAFLQQAYTSNGLCIDGAGTFTLPRLVGMAKALEIAILDERIDADTALRLGLVHRIAPDAAVLDEAVALAERASRMPVGAIGRTKRLLNQSFNASLEEQMERARIGLADAANGPEGREGLAAFLEKRPAKYL; encoded by the coding sequence ATGAGCGGCGAAGTTCGGGCGAGTGTGGAGCGACACGGCCATGTGGCCGTGGCGAGCTTTCGGCAACCTCGTGTATTCAACGCGTTTGACGAAGCGACGATCACCGAAATGATGAAGATCGTTCGCGCGCTCGGCCGCGAACCCGCCGTGCGCGCCGTCGTGCTGACCGGCGAGGGCAAGGCTTTTTGCGCGGGCGGCAACCTGCGCGCCGTCGTGGAAATGAATCCCGATCGGCCCGGGGAGGGTTTCTACCAGGTTGCGGCGATCTTTCATCAATGCGTGCAGGAGATTCGTACGATGAACAAAGCGGTCGTCGCCGCGATCAACGGCCCGGCGGCGGGGGGCGGATTCTCGCTCGCGCTGGCCTGCGATCTGCGCGTCATGGCCGAGTCCGCATTTCTCCAGCAGGCGTACACCTCGAACGGCCTTTGCATCGACGGAGCCGGGACGTTCACCCTGCCGCGCCTCGTCGGCATGGCGAAGGCGCTCGAAATCGCCATCCTCGACGAACGCATCGACGCGGATACCGCCCTGCGGCTCGGTCTCGTGCACCGAATCGCCCCCGACGCCGCGGTGCTCGACGAGGCCGTCGCGCTGGCCGAACGCGCGTCGCGCATGCCCGTGGGCGCGATCGGGCGGACGAAACGGTTGCTCAACCAATCGTTCAACGCGAGCCTGGAAGAACAGATGGAACGCGCGCGGATCGGGCTGGCCGACGCGGCAAACGGGCCGGAGGGGAGGGAGGGTCTAGCCGCTTTTCTCGAAAAGCGCCCCGCGAAATACCTCTAA